A window from Pseudomonas sp. Tri1 encodes these proteins:
- the rpmF gene encoding 50S ribosomal protein L32: MAVQQNKKSRSARDMRRSHDALEASTLSVEKTTGEVHLRHHVSPEGVYRGRKVIDKGADE, from the coding sequence ATGGCTGTTCAGCAGAACAAAAAATCCCGCTCTGCCCGTGACATGCGCCGTTCGCACGACGCTCTCGAGGCTAGCACCCTGTCCGTAGAAAAAACCACCGGTGAAGTTCACCTGCGTCACCACGTATCGCCAGAAGGCGTATACCGTGGTCGCAAAGTGATCGACAAGGGCGCTGACGAGTAA
- the fabD gene encoding ACP S-malonyltransferase, with protein MSASLAFVFPGQGSQSLGMLAELGAQYPLILETFKEASDALGYDLWALTQQGPEEQLNQTDKTQPAILTASIALWRLWLAEGGARPAFVAGHSLGEYSALVAAGSLSLGDAVKLVERRGQLMQEAVPAGQGGMAAILGLEDADVLAACAEAAQGDVVSAVNFNSPGQVVIAGAKAAVERAIEGCKARGAKRAMPLPVSVPSHCELMRPAAERFAESIAAIDWQAPQIPVVQNVSANVAADLETLKRDLLEQLYKPVRWVESVQTLAAKGATELVECGPGKVLAGLNKRCAEGVSTSNLNTPDAFAATRAAQA; from the coding sequence ATGTCTGCTTCCCTCGCATTCGTCTTTCCAGGACAGGGTTCGCAGTCCCTCGGCATGCTGGCCGAGCTGGGCGCGCAATACCCGCTGATCCTCGAAACATTCAAAGAAGCTTCCGATGCACTCGGCTACGACCTGTGGGCGCTGACCCAGCAAGGGCCGGAAGAGCAACTCAATCAAACCGATAAAACCCAGCCGGCCATCCTGACCGCCTCGATCGCGCTCTGGCGTCTGTGGCTGGCTGAGGGTGGCGCGCGCCCGGCGTTTGTCGCCGGTCACAGCCTGGGCGAATACAGCGCCCTCGTGGCAGCCGGCAGCCTGAGCCTGGGCGATGCGGTGAAGCTGGTGGAGCGTCGTGGCCAACTGATGCAGGAGGCTGTTCCGGCCGGGCAGGGCGGCATGGCCGCGATCCTCGGCCTGGAAGATGCCGATGTGCTGGCAGCCTGTGCCGAAGCCGCTCAAGGTGATGTGGTCAGCGCGGTCAACTTCAACTCGCCGGGCCAGGTGGTGATCGCCGGTGCCAAGGCTGCTGTCGAGCGCGCCATCGAAGGTTGCAAGGCTCGTGGTGCCAAGCGCGCCATGCCGCTACCGGTCAGCGTGCCGTCGCACTGTGAACTGATGCGCCCGGCCGCTGAGCGTTTTGCCGAGTCCATCGCCGCCATCGATTGGCAGGCGCCACAGATTCCCGTGGTGCAGAACGTCAGCGCCAATGTCGCGGCGGATCTCGAGACCCTCAAGCGCGACCTGCTGGAACAACTCTACAAACCGGTTCGTTGGGTCGAATCGGTGCAGACCCTGGCAGCCAAGGGCGCGACCGAACTGGTCGAGTGCGGCCCTGGCAAAGTGCTGGCCGGTCTGAACAAACGCTGCGCCGAAGGCGTATCGACTTCCAACCTCAATACCCCAGACGCTTTCGCTGCCACCCGTGCAGCACAAGCCTGA
- a CDS encoding S49 family peptidase translates to MTDEWKAPAKASADNGDDKSWKLLEKTLLAGVEEQRRARRWGIFFKCLVFIYLFFGLAMIFQALDGKKSPGGGAAYTAVIDIEGMIADKEAASADNIIGSLRAAFEDSKVKGVVLRINSPGGSPVQAGYVYDEIVRLRAAHPDIKVYAVISDLGASGAYYIASAADQIYADKASLVGSIGVTAAGYGFVETLGKLGVERRVYTAGEHKSFLDPFQPQKPEETAFWQGVLDTTHKQFIASVKKGRGERLKDKEHPELFSGLVWSGEQALPLGLIDGLGSASSVARDVIGEKELVDFTIEESPIDRFSKKLGASIAEHLAMWMGFQGPALR, encoded by the coding sequence ATGACCGATGAATGGAAGGCACCGGCCAAGGCGAGCGCTGACAACGGTGACGATAAAAGCTGGAAATTACTGGAAAAAACCTTGTTGGCCGGGGTGGAGGAGCAGCGTCGTGCGCGCCGCTGGGGGATCTTCTTCAAGTGCCTGGTCTTCATTTATCTGTTTTTCGGCTTGGCGATGATTTTCCAGGCGCTTGACGGGAAGAAGAGTCCAGGAGGTGGTGCGGCCTATACGGCGGTCATCGACATCGAGGGCATGATTGCCGACAAGGAAGCGGCCAGCGCGGACAACATCATCGGCAGCCTGCGAGCTGCGTTCGAAGATTCGAAAGTCAAAGGGGTGGTGCTGCGCATCAACAGTCCGGGTGGCAGCCCGGTGCAGGCTGGCTACGTCTATGACGAAATCGTCCGCTTGCGTGCCGCGCATCCGGATATCAAGGTCTACGCGGTGATTTCCGATCTTGGCGCCTCCGGTGCCTATTACATCGCCAGTGCGGCGGATCAGATCTATGCCGATAAGGCCAGTCTGGTGGGCTCCATTGGTGTGACTGCGGCCGGTTATGGCTTTGTCGAGACGCTGGGCAAGCTCGGGGTGGAGCGCAGGGTCTACACCGCAGGCGAGCACAAATCCTTCCTTGATCCGTTCCAGCCGCAGAAGCCTGAGGAAACGGCGTTCTGGCAGGGTGTGCTCGACACTACCCACAAGCAGTTCATCGCCAGCGTCAAGAAGGGCAGGGGCGAGCGGCTGAAAGACAAGGAGCATCCGGAATTGTTCTCCGGTCTGGTCTGGTCTGGCGAGCAGGCATTGCCGCTTGGGCTGATCGACGGATTGGGCAGTGCCAGTTCGGTGGCTCGGGATGTGATCGGCGAGAAGGAATTGGTGGATTTCACTATCGAAGAGTCGCCGATTGACCGCTTCTCGAAAAAGCTGGGCGCCAGCATCGCCGAGCACCTGGCAATGTGGATGGGCTTCCAGGGGCCAGCGTTGCGCTGA
- a CDS encoding YceD family protein — MLNDPIPPHVDPRKLADRGTTLQGELLLADLKRLCDPLSDDVGTVQAKFVFERDERKSVVIHSFIDTEVKMVCQRCLELVTLPIHSECSYAVVKEGANTQSLPKGYDVLELGEDPLDLQSLIEEELLLALPIVPAHHPEECQQPAGADEPEPSEDEVTRSNPFSVLAQLKRDPNV; from the coding sequence ATGTTGAATGACCCGATTCCACCTCACGTTGACCCGCGCAAATTGGCTGATCGTGGCACCACCCTCCAAGGTGAACTGCTGCTGGCCGATTTGAAGAGACTCTGCGACCCGCTTTCCGACGATGTCGGTACGGTCCAGGCCAAATTCGTTTTTGAACGAGATGAACGTAAATCTGTGGTGATCCACAGCTTTATCGACACTGAAGTCAAAATGGTTTGCCAGCGTTGTCTTGAGCTGGTCACCCTGCCGATCCACAGCGAATGCAGTTACGCCGTGGTGAAGGAGGGTGCGAATACCCAGTCGTTGCCGAAAGGTTATGACGTGCTGGAACTGGGCGAAGATCCATTGGATCTGCAGTCACTGATCGAGGAGGAGCTTCTGCTCGCCTTGCCCATTGTGCCTGCTCATCATCCGGAAGAATGCCAGCAGCCGGCGGGAGCAGATGAGCCCGAACCGAGCGAGGACGAGGTAACGCGGTCCAACCCGTTCAGTGTATTGGCGCAGTTAAAGCGTGACCCAAACGTTTAG
- a CDS encoding nucleoside triphosphate pyrophosphatase — MLPLLLASSSVYRRELLARLRLPFVCSSPDIDESHRPGEPAIELVKRLAREKALALAGSHPAHLIIGSDQVAVLGERILGKPHTFENAREQLLAASGAKVTFLTGLALLNSQTGACQVDCVPFTVNMRSLDPERVERYLRAEQPYDCAGSFKAEGLGVSLFQSTEGPDATSLVGLPLIRLVDMLLAENVLVP, encoded by the coding sequence ATGCTGCCTTTATTACTTGCCTCCAGCTCGGTCTATCGGCGCGAATTACTCGCCCGCCTGAGACTACCGTTCGTCTGCAGCTCGCCGGATATCGACGAAAGCCACCGCCCCGGCGAGCCCGCCATCGAACTGGTAAAACGCCTGGCCCGGGAAAAAGCCTTGGCACTGGCAGGCAGCCACCCGGCGCACCTGATCATCGGTTCAGACCAGGTAGCCGTGCTCGGCGAACGCATCCTGGGCAAGCCCCATACCTTCGAGAATGCTCGCGAACAACTGCTGGCCGCCAGCGGCGCCAAGGTGACCTTCCTGACCGGCCTGGCACTGCTCAACAGCCAGACCGGCGCCTGCCAGGTCGATTGCGTTCCGTTTACCGTGAATATGCGCTCGCTGGACCCAGAACGGGTCGAACGCTACCTGCGGGCCGAGCAACCGTATGACTGCGCGGGCAGCTTCAAGGCCGAGGGGCTTGGCGTGAGCCTGTTCCAGAGCACCGAAGGCCCGGACGCCACCAGTCTGGTTGGCCTGCCGCTGATTCGCCTTGTGGATATGTTGCTGGCCGAGAACGTACTGGTGCCTTGA
- the plsX gene encoding phosphate acyltransferase PlsX: protein MSAQVIAIDAMGGDFGPRSIVQASLACLNATPSLHLTLVGQPSLLEEMLNGQSAVDRSRLTIAPASEVIAMDEKPAQALRSKPDASMRVALELLRDGKVQACVSAGNTGALMALSRYVLKTLPGIDRPAMVAAIPTQRGFCQLLDLGANVDCSAEHLLQFAVMGSVAAETLGVVRPRVALLNIGTEDIKGNQQVKLAATLLQGARGINYIGFVEGDGLYRGEADVVVCDGFVGNILLKSSEGLATMIAERIETLFRQSLASRVVGALALPLMRRLQADLAPARHNGASFLGLQGIVIKSHGSAGVQGFQSAINRAVIEIQENLPERLHGRLEDLLT from the coding sequence TTGTCTGCTCAAGTCATCGCGATTGACGCAATGGGCGGGGACTTCGGTCCCCGCAGCATTGTTCAGGCCAGCCTTGCTTGTCTGAATGCTACGCCCTCGCTGCACCTGACCCTTGTCGGTCAACCCTCCCTCCTGGAAGAAATGCTCAATGGCCAATCGGCTGTGGATCGCTCGCGCCTGACGATTGCGCCAGCGTCCGAAGTGATTGCCATGGACGAAAAGCCTGCCCAGGCCCTGCGCAGCAAGCCTGATGCGTCGATGCGGGTGGCCCTCGAGCTGCTGCGAGATGGCAAGGTCCAGGCGTGTGTCAGTGCGGGCAATACCGGTGCGCTGATGGCGCTGTCTCGCTATGTGCTCAAGACGTTGCCAGGGATCGATCGGCCGGCGATGGTTGCGGCAATCCCGACCCAGCGCGGTTTTTGTCAATTGCTCGATCTGGGTGCCAACGTCGATTGCAGCGCCGAACATCTGCTGCAGTTCGCCGTGATGGGTTCGGTGGCGGCCGAAACCCTGGGCGTCGTGCGCCCTCGCGTGGCGTTGCTCAATATCGGCACCGAGGACATCAAGGGCAACCAGCAGGTCAAGCTGGCTGCCACGTTGTTGCAGGGCGCGCGCGGTATCAACTACATCGGTTTCGTCGAGGGCGATGGCTTGTATCGCGGCGAGGCGGATGTGGTGGTGTGTGATGGTTTCGTCGGCAACATCCTGCTCAAGTCCAGCGAAGGCCTGGCGACCATGATCGCTGAGCGAATCGAGACGTTGTTTCGCCAGAGCCTGGCATCGCGGGTGGTCGGCGCATTGGCGCTGCCGTTGATGCGGCGACTGCAGGCGGATCTGGCGCCGGCTCGACACAACGGCGCCAGTTTCCTTGGGTTGCAGGGCATTGTGATCAAGAGCCACGGTTCGGCAGGCGTGCAGGGCTTTCAAAGCGCGATTAACCGGGCGGTGATCGAGATCCAGGAAAACCTGCCCGAGCGCCTGCATGGTCGCCTCGAAGATTTGTTAACTTAG
- a CDS encoding HAD-IA family hydrolase yields the protein MHPDYKLLIFDWDGTLANSIGRIVESMHVASDRTGFARRDDFAVKGIIGLGLPEAIRSLYPEIGDDELVVFRQHYADHYIALEAEPSPLFDGVVNTLEVLRAEGYHLAVATGKARRGLDRVLKSHGWDDYFDVTRAADETASKPHPLMLEQILAHCEVRPEQALMVGDSSFDLQMARNAGMGSVAVSYGAQSIEALRAFEPRLAIDHFPELHAWLSRRTD from the coding sequence GTGCATCCTGACTACAAGCTGTTGATTTTCGATTGGGATGGCACTCTGGCCAACTCCATTGGTCGGATCGTGGAGTCGATGCATGTCGCGTCGGATCGTACGGGTTTTGCCCGGCGTGATGATTTTGCGGTCAAAGGCATCATTGGCCTGGGTTTGCCAGAAGCCATTCGTAGCCTGTATCCGGAGATTGGTGACGATGAGTTGGTGGTTTTTCGCCAGCATTACGCCGATCACTACATTGCTTTGGAGGCCGAGCCTTCGCCTTTGTTCGATGGTGTGGTCAACACCCTTGAAGTCCTGCGAGCCGAGGGTTATCACTTGGCTGTCGCGACCGGCAAGGCCCGTCGCGGGTTGGATCGGGTATTGAAATCCCATGGTTGGGATGATTATTTCGATGTCACCCGTGCAGCGGATGAAACCGCCAGCAAGCCGCATCCGCTGATGCTTGAGCAGATACTTGCGCATTGCGAGGTGCGGCCGGAGCAGGCATTGATGGTGGGGGACTCGTCGTTCGATCTGCAAATGGCACGCAACGCCGGCATGGGGTCGGTGGCTGTCAGCTATGGCGCGCAGTCCATCGAGGCGCTCCGGGCATTCGAGCCGCGACTGGCGATCGATCATTTTCCTGAATTGCACGCCTGGCTGAGCCGGCGCACCGATTAA
- the rluC gene encoding 23S rRNA pseudouridine(955/2504/2580) synthase RluC, which produces MTTIAPSTPGVQLLEVSPEYAGQRIDNFLLARLKGVPKTLIYRILRKGEVRVNKGRIKPEYKLQAGDIVRVPPVRVPERDEPVPLAQGLLQRLEASIVFEDKALIVINKPAGIAVHGGSGLNFGVIEAFRQLRPDAKELELVHRLDRDTSGLLMIAKKRSMLRHLHEQLRGDGVDKRYMALVRGRWDTSIKQVRAPLLKSNLRSGERMVEVNEEGKEALTVFKVLRRFGDFATLVEAKPVTGRTHQIRVHTLHAGHCIAGDSKYGDDDFTKEIRDLGGKRLFLHAYMLTVPLPDGGELKLQAPVDDMWAKTVERLSAS; this is translated from the coding sequence ATGACAACTATTGCCCCTTCGACCCCTGGCGTTCAACTGCTCGAGGTCTCGCCGGAATATGCCGGCCAACGAATCGATAATTTCCTGCTGGCCCGGCTCAAAGGCGTGCCCAAGACTTTGATTTACCGCATTTTGCGCAAAGGCGAAGTGCGGGTGAACAAAGGCCGGATCAAGCCCGAATACAAGCTCCAGGCCGGCGATATCGTGCGCGTGCCGCCGGTACGCGTGCCCGAGCGCGATGAACCGGTGCCCCTGGCCCAGGGCCTGCTGCAGCGCCTCGAGGCTTCGATCGTCTTTGAAGACAAGGCCCTGATCGTGATCAACAAGCCCGCGGGCATTGCGGTTCACGGCGGTAGCGGCCTGAATTTCGGCGTGATCGAAGCCTTTCGTCAGTTGCGTCCCGACGCCAAGGAGTTGGAGCTGGTCCATCGCCTGGACCGCGACACCTCCGGCCTGTTGATGATCGCCAAGAAGCGCAGCATGTTGCGCCACTTGCACGAACAGTTGCGCGGTGATGGCGTCGACAAGCGCTACATGGCATTGGTGCGTGGTCGCTGGGATACGTCCATCAAGCAAGTCCGTGCGCCGCTGCTCAAGAGCAACCTGCGTTCCGGCGAACGCATGGTGGAGGTCAACGAGGAGGGCAAGGAGGCGTTGACGGTGTTCAAGGTACTGCGCCGCTTCGGTGACTTCGCCACTCTGGTCGAGGCCAAGCCGGTGACGGGGCGTACCCACCAGATCCGTGTCCATACCCTGCACGCCGGGCATTGCATCGCCGGTGACAGCAAATATGGCGATGACGATTTCACCAAGGAAATCCGTGACCTGGGCGGCAAGCGCCTGTTCCTCCATGCCTACATGCTTACCGTGCCGCTGCCTGACGGTGGCGAGCTGAAACTGCAGGCTCCCGTGGATGACATGTGGGCCAAGACCGTGGAGCGGTTGAGTGCATCCTGA